One Melitaea cinxia chromosome 20, ilMelCinx1.1, whole genome shotgun sequence DNA segment encodes these proteins:
- the LOC123663651 gene encoding toll-like receptor 3, translated as MTANLQSIDLSKNKLTELPLRLFQAKNISFFSVEQNNLEGSLRKDTFEGLQLITKLDMSYQSIKSIEDFAFFGLDNLTELLLNNNNIESLSNKSFQSLRNLVHLDLSNNRITIIDFNKEDLVNLRSLLFHNNYIAVIKSENLRHLHLLEFLDLSKNNISKIESQSFEILGNVNNLLINQNPLSGNLEENTFKGLTMVPKLDLSNTGLNVIMNGSFNSMTNLYYLNISHSKLNISHNALLVLNYGVFRGLINLVVFDTSFNFIKSLETERFYDVPNLQVLIADHNRITDVSIDDFQGTNINKISIGDNPLPCEVLMKLKKASTSIAITALRHVVDNEENIDGISCNNNFHEFDFKIISNEKQHTGNYNESVLNEIKDILLSLGSELVRSGERTVKNENLLSLNNLLQQSRVDYINKLSQLSNVTLELNEKQETITKLLERILKVMVAINSLNSSIIPVRSNVTSDNFIYYLNKIRQDFDNAMILDKEKILDEMENKISLMMKRIQSETHTTSSLPILSNQKLPLNYEPKSYV; from the exons ATGACGGCTAATCTACAAAGCATTGatctatcaaaaaataagtTAACTGAGTTACCACTTCGACTGTTTCAAGCAAagaatatatcatttttttctgTTGAACAAAATAACTTGGAAGGGTCTTTAAGAAAAGATACTTTTGAAGGCTTACAACTGATCACTAAATTGGACATGAGCTATCAAAGTATTAAATCAATTGAAGATTTTGCATTTTTTGGTCTTGATAATCTAactgaattattattaaataacaataatatagaaTCGTTGTCCAACAAATCTTTCCAGTCACTACGAAATTTGGTGCATTTGGATCTATCTAACAATCGAATAactataattgattttaataaagaagaTTTGGTTAATCTTCGATCTTTGTTGTTTCACAATAATTATATAGCAGTAATCAAGTCAGAAAATCTGCGTCATTTACATCTTTTAGAGTTTTTAGACCTATCAAAAAATAACATATCCAAAATAGAAAGTCAATCTTTTGAAATACTAGGAAACGTTAACAATTTATTGATAAACCAAAATCCTTTAAGTGGTAATTTGgaagaaaatacttttaaagGTTTAACAATGGTTCCAAAGTTAGATTTGTCAAACACGGGGTTAAATGTTATAATGAATGGTTCTTTTAATAGCATGACAAATTTATATTATCTCAATATATCCCACAGCAAA CTTAACATTTCTCATAACGCTTTATTGGTTCTCAACTACGGTGTATTCCGTGGTTTGATTAATTTAGTTGTTTTTGATACatcgtttaattttataaaaagtttagaGACAGAACGTTTTTACGATGTTCCGAATTTACAAGTACTTATCGCCGATCATAATAGAATAACTGATGTGTCGATAGATGATTTTCAAGgaactaatataaataaaataagcattGGTGACAATCCGTTGCCATGTGAAGTACTAATGAAGTTAAAAAAGGCAAGTACATCAATTGCCATAACTGCTTTAAGACACGTTGTGGACAATGAAGAAAACATTGATGGTATttcttgtaataataattttcatgaatttgattttaaaataatatcgaatGAAAAACAGCATACCGGTAACTATAACGAAAgtgtattaaatgaaataaaagatattttactaAGCTTAGGAAGTGAATTAGTTCGAAGCGGAGAAAGAactgttaaaaatgaaaatttattaagcCTTAATAATTTGCTGCAACAGTCGCGTGTAGATTACATTAACAAACTGAGTCAATTAAGCAATGTAACATTAGAATTAAACGAAAAACAGGAAACCATAACTAAATTACTCGaaagaatattaaaagtaatgGTAGCGATCAATTCTCTTAATAGTTCGATTATACCGGTCAGGAGTAATGTTACATCGGATAATTTTAtctactatttaaataaaattaggcaAGATTTTGACAATGCCATGATattagataaagaaaaaattctTGATGAAATGGagaataaaatttctttaatgaTGAAACGTATTCAATCGGAAACTCATACAACGTCTTCCTTGCCAATATTAAGTAATCAAAAGTTGCCTTTAAATTACGAGCCCAAGTCCTAT GTATGA